From the genome of Herpetosiphonaceae bacterium:
CTCGTGGCCCCGAAACAGATAAAGGACTGGCAAGCGCTCGCGGCGTTTGTCGAAGTGTGGCGGCGTGTAGATATAGCAGCGCTTGGTGATGCCCAGAGCTTTACTGCGTAGATTGATCGCGTGCACGCGCCGGTCGAGCGTCTTCCGCTCCTGCCACTGTGCAAGCGTCTGGCGACCGAGCCTGATGGCACGCTTGGGGTTGTATAAGCTCATATATCTTTGAATCATGCAGGCGTATTATACGCCTGTCAGCAGTACCGCTGACCTGCTAGCCGTATCCTGAAGTAGTTAGCTTGTGCAAGGACCGCTGGTGCCGTGGGATCGACCAGCGCGTTGTGCTGGCGCTGGGCTGGCAAATCCCGGCTTCCGAACAAGCAGGATATGTACCAGCAATACGCATCGCGGACGGCTCCTTAGTCTCGCAGCCGTCCGCGACGATACAAGAGGATCGACCGACTACGGAATCACCGTCTCCTGGGTCTGCGGGTTCATGTACGAGAACTTGCGAGCACCCGCGCGCGCATTGTCGCTCAAGAGCATCACGTCGAGGCCACGGTTGCCCTGCCCATAGATAAAGCCGTTGTACCAGTAGGACGACCAGACGCTACCGCCGCCCGATTGGTAATAGCCGATCTCGGCCTCGGCGGGAGTGGCTCCGGCGATCAGCTTATCGACATCGATAACCGTCGTGCCGCCGCTATAGGCGGAAGAAACCAGCACTTTACGGCCACCTGTAAGCGGGATGAAGTTGAAGTTGTGCATGGTGCAGGACGTTGTCACCACGCGGGGGATCTTGAACGTCCCCTGGAGCGTCCAGCTTTCCAGATCCAGGAACCAGATCCGGCCTCGCAGATCGTTTGGCGTAGCGCAGCGGGCCGCGCTGCCACCGCCCGACTCATCGCCGAACGCCACGACCCTGCCATCCCAGCTAAAGGCCGCCGAGTGCCACAGGTCGCTATTGCGGGTGTTGATGACCGGATCATCGAAGCGCCTGAGGAAGACCGGATTCGCCGGATCGGAGATGTCCCAGATCTGGGCCTCGCTCATACACGCGGCGGCGGCGAGATTCAGCTCCGTAAAGACGCTAATATCGTGGCAGGCGGTAAAATCGTAGGGCCGCCCTCCCGACAGGAAATTGCCCAGCTCGGTCGCAGGATCGAGATAATACTTCGAGACGCTGGCGCTGGCCGGGCTGCTCAGCGGCACATCGACGATCGAGATAAAGCCGTGTGGCACCTGGCAGTTCGGGCCGATCGCAGCAGTGCCCAGCGGGTAGGAGGATACATAGATCAAGACGCGGCTGTTGGCCGGATCGGGGACCAGCGTATTGGTGTGCGAGCCGCAATCGGTGCGTATGGCGGCGATATACTGCGGATTGATGGGATCGCGTACGTCGAAAATGCGCAGGCCCTCCCACGCTCCCGGCGTGCTGGCCGAAACCGCCGTGCTGCTACAGGAATCGTTGCTGCGCGGCCCGTCGATAGAAACGAAGAGCAGCCCATGATAGAACGAGACATCGCCCTGCGAGCCGGGGCAGACATAGTGCAAAAGCTGTACGGGATTCTCCGGGTCGGAGATGTCGATGACACGAAAGCCGTCGTAGGTTCCAGCGTAGGCAATCCTGCCGTCGAAGGCCAGATCCGACTGTGTTACCCGCGTCGGGCGCGGCGAAGTTGCCAGGATCTTGAGATTTTGGCTATGCACGTCCGGCCCCGTCGATCCTGGACCGGAGTGATCTTCGTGATCATGCCCATCGTCTGGATCATGGGCGCTGGCGGGAAACGCGGACAAGAGCAGCAGGAGCGCTCCAAAGAGCGGCACCAGGAAGCGGTAGGATCGTCGCATCACGAACATCCTCCATCCGTTCTGTTGTTAGTGACGAGCCGACAAGACGACCATGCAGCGAGTGAGGGAAAGCGCTGCCAGTGGGTACGGATCTGCCCTAGAGCGCGGACACCTCCTTGATCAGGAGTCTGCCGATGGTGGTGGTGAATGAACCTCAGGCTGAGGTAAATCTATCATTCGCGATGCCTGATCGTCAAGTGGGAATGCTGCTCTTGCATCAATACTGAGGCTACAGGCATAGGTTAATGAGCGGAGGCTTGCGGTATCGAACACTAGGCCGCGTTGCGGCGCTCCGAGTCGAGCGCGCGGGACCGTAGCTGCTGCGCAAGATAATCGAACAATGTCTGTGATGTTCGCTGATATGCGCTGGCGGAGATCCATAGCTGATTCAGCGTGGGACGGTTATCGGCCAGCAGCAACGCTTGAAGCTGCTGCTGGGCTGTTCCCAGCTCGACGAGCATAAAGCAGATCTCGCACCATTCTTCGTCCGTCAATGACCATGCTGATGACTGATTGGATTCCATCGGATACTCCAAGATCATAGAGTCAGATCGGAGCGGCTGCTCCATCAAGCGCCGATGCTGTATTGTAGTAGGGTGCCGGAGCGCTGGTGAGAGTGGCTGCATTGCAAGATAATGACAAAATGCTGAGCAATGCGACAAGGCCGCGCGCAAGCGAACCGAGTGCCTGAGGCGGAATCAAAGGACCTGTTCGGGAAAGTGCTCACACGATCCCGCATTGGAGTGAGGAATCGTTAGATCCCCAACTGGCCGCCCTTGGTTCTTGATGTGCCGGGTGCCCTCTGGGCATGGCGCCCGCTCCTGCCTCTCCGTCAATGACCGATTCATGATGGTCGTCAACATCATTTTGCAACATAATGTTGTTGCGCCTGTGATTCGTCCCGTGGTACAATTTCGTCAACATCTGGGAGGCACAACCGATGGACATACCTGTTTTAGTCCTCAACTCCAACTACGAGCCGCTCAACATTTGCGCGGCGCGGAGAGCTGTTGTTCTTGTGCTGGGTGGTAAAGCTGAGGTGCTGGAGCATAACGGCCACGATATTATTACCCCGTCCCAGGTTTTGAGAGCGCCCTCTGTGATCAGACTGTCTCATCTGGTCAGGCGTCCAATGCCGCAAGTCAAACTATCCCGCCGCGAAATCTTCCGGCGGGATAACTATACCTGCCAGTATTGCGGCCTGCATAGCAACGATCTGACCCTCGATCACGTGTTGCCGCGTCACCGTGGCGGCGCTCATACCTGGGAAAATCTGGTCAGCGCGTGCCGACAGTGTAATCACCGGAAAGGCGGGCGCACGCCTGAGGAAGCGCGCATGAAGCTTCATAAGCTGCCGTATCGTCCGAGCGCGGGGCCGTATTACGCGATTGAGCGCCGTCTGCGCGATGGAGCGTACGAAGAATGGCGTAAGTTTCTGCCAAGCTCAGTCGGGCGGGCCTGAGCGTTCAAGGCAATACCTTGTCCAGGACGCTTGTCCGCGAAACAGCCGATTCTGCCTCAGCAGGCGCATGTTTGGGAGCTTCCCGGCGTTTGCTCATGCGCAGAACGTGCCCGAATGGCACTTGCCCCGGCCTGAGGGCATGCAAACGTCTCCACATACCCAATCCACACCCGATCGTGCTCCGGGCTGCCCTCTCGCGTGGCGTTCTACAGTCCTAGCCGCTCAGCACTAAGTTGCTACGCGGATGTAGGCCGGAACGTCCCATTGCTGCACTTGACAACCTCCGATATAATGATGCAGCATTTGCACCAGCCATGTACCCTCTGTGGGTCAGGCTGTTCTGTTGCTGTTATGATCTAGATTCCCCTAACCTCGACGCCGCCAGTACGGGCGGTCCACGAGAGGAGGTTTCATGGCCACCGTCTCCCTCCAAACGGTTTTCGACGAAGCCCACCGGGCGCTCGAAACCGGTGCGGCGGACAAGGCAATCGGTATCGCGCAACATATTTTGGCACACTTCCCGCGCATGATCGAGGGCTATCGGCTCTTGGGCGAAGCTCATTTAAACGCCAGCCAGTCCGAGCAAGCCGCTGCTGCATTCGAGCGCGTTCTCCAAGCCGATCCCGAAAATGTTGCCGCCTATTACGGCCTGGGTCTGGCGCGGCAAAGCCTGGATCAGCGGAGCGCGGCAATCACAGCCTTTGAGCGCGCGCTTGAAATTCAGCCCAATCTCGCCGATCTCCGCACGCAGCTCATGCGCCTCTATTCCGAGACGCCCGGATCTGCCGGTCAGTTTCGGCTAAGCCGCGCCGGCCTGGGGCGGCTGTACGCGCGCGGCGGTATGTTCGGCCAGGCGATCGATGAGTTTCGGGCCGTGCTGGATGCTGATCCCAGCCGCGACGATGTCAAGGCGGCCCTGGCGGAAGCGCTCTGGCGCGACGGCCAGGAAGATGAGGCGATGGAGTTCTGCCGCGATGTGCTCGATCGGCAGCCCGACCTCTTGAAGCCGACGGTTCTGCTGGGCTACCTGCTCTTTGCAACAGGGCATCCCGAAGGTGAGACGCTCTGGCGTCGCGCCGCCGAGCAAGACGCGACCATGACGCTGGCACGGTCGCTGTTTGATATTTTGCCGCCGATCCGTCTGGAAGAGCCGGTGCTGCCGGAGTTCGACGAGGCCGAGTGGCGCGCGAAAGAGGCTCGTCGTGTCGCCGAGCAGCCGGTTCCCGCTGCGGCGACCGCTGCGGCTGCCCTGAGCACGAGCGCCGAAGACGATTTCTTTGCCGACTCATGGCTAGCTTCGGCGGGCGCGACAAACGCATCCGCCCAGAACACACGCATCTACGAGGCCCAGCCAAACGCAGGCTTTGCGAGCGCTGGCGCCGCCTCCGATGACGACGACCTGCTAGCCAGTCTGCTTGGCTTCGCGTCGGCGGAGCCTGAGCCAGCGCCTACCACGCCGGCCAGGGACCGCGATCAGCTACAGCCGTTCGGCTTCGACTGGGGCGACGATACCCAGGGCGGCCAGCCGTCGCTCGACGAGCCGCTGCCGTCGTCGCTCGACAATGTTGGCATGTTCGATGCCGAAACCGCTCAGCGTCCGAGCGCCGATGTTGCCGATGTTAAGCCCTTCTCGTTCGATGATTGGGATCTTGGCAGCGATCTGCCGACCGCGCAGACTCCCGCGCCGACAGCCTCCGAGGATGAGCTTGATTTTCCCGACATCGAGGCCTTCTCGTTGGATGACGATACCTCCGGCAAAGGCGGTAAGCTTGAGCCGTTCAGCTTCGATGCCGAGGACACTGTGCCGGAAGTCAAGCCGTTTTCGTTAGAGGACGACCTCGGCGATTTCGGTGGTGTCGCGCCCTTCTCATTCGAGGAGGAAGGCGTCGCATCCGGCAACGCGCCCGCTCCGGCAGATGCCGGGCTGGGCCAGGTACAGCCCTTCTCGCTCGACGACTGGGGCCTTGACGACGACGCCAGCGGCTTGAAGCCGCTCTCCGCCGACGAGCTAGGCGCGGACGAAGAGAAAGACGAATTCGGCGGCTTCAAGCCCTTCTCGCTCGATGAGCTGTCGCTCGACTCGCTGGAGGGCGAGGCCGGTAGCTCGCTCAGCGGTCCTCACATTAGCAGCGAAGACGAGGAGAGCGAGGAGCGCAGCGGGTTTAGCTGGCAGGAGCCTTCCTGGCGCACACAGACTACTCAAAGCGAGCGCAGCGAATCTATCGAAGGCGAGTCGATCTTCGCCAAGCTGATGCGCAACCGCCCGCCGGAGCAGACGCCGCCAGCGGAGGAGGCCGCAGAGGAGGACGCTGAGGACGAGCCGATGAGCTTCTTCTCGCTCGATGACGAGCCGCTGCGGCTGGATCTGGACGACGATCAGGATCTTCAGGCGGCACAGCCATCGCAGCCCGATCTGACGGCTCCGGCGCAGGAGATGCCGGGCGGCGCAGCGGCGGAGCAGATCGACCTGGGTGCGGCTACGGATAGCGCGGGCTTCTTCGCGCTCGACGAGCTGGAGTCCGAGCAGGGCTTCTCCTGGGAGACTCCCGGCGCGAGTCAGTCGCCAGAAGAAAGCCCCACCTCAGATAGCGCGGGCTTCTTCGCGCTCGACGAGCTGGAGTCCGAGCAGGGCTTCTCCTGGGAGACTCCCGGCGCGAGTCAGCCGTCCGAGCCCGCTGCCGAGCAAGATACGCAGCCGTTCTCGCTGAGCGATCTCGGCTTGAGCGACGAAGAGCTTTCCGCGTTGGATATTCAATCCGAAGCGTCGGGCGAGCAGCAGGAGCCAGAGATGCTGCCCTTCTCGCTGAGCGATCTTGGCTTGAGCGACGAGGAGATCGCCGCGCTCGATCTGCAAGAGAGCGAGCCGGTAGCGGCTGAGCCAACCGGCAGTGAAGCGCCAGCGCTGCCTGAAGATATGCGCTCCGATATGTCCGATACCGCCGCGCAGCCTTCAGTCGACACCAGCGCGCAAGAGCCGGACTTAACGCCCTTCTCGCTGGCCGACCTTGGCCTCAACGATGAAGAGCTGGCGTTTTTAGAGCAGGCTCAGGCCGAGCACGAAACCGGCGCCGCTGCGGATCAGACCGCAGCGCCCGAAGCGATTCCCGCGCCAGGCAGCGCCGCTGACGAGAGCCTGGATCTGCCGAGCAGCGAGTTCGACGCGCTGTTTGCTGATCTGAATATGTCGGAGATCTCAGGCGATGTCGGCGCCGCCGAGCAATCGGACAGCGCGCTTGAAGAGCTGTTCGGAGACTTCGATCTGCCATCGGCTGCTGAGGCAGCCTACCAGCCGCAAGAAACGGCGGCGGATCAAGAGCAGGCCGTCTGGGGAGCGGAGCAGCCGGAAACACCGGCGCAGGCTTCCGCCGATCAGGTCTTTGGCGAACTCCGGCTGGACGAGACAGGCGAGCAGCCTGCCGAGGCGGCGACCGGCGAGCAGGAGCCCGATCTGACGCCATTCTCGCTGGCCGATTTTGGGCTGAGCGATGAGGAGCTGACGTTCTTCGAGCAGGCCCAGGCAGCGGAGCAGAGCGCGCCGTCGGCAGCAGAGGCAGAGGAGGCAGCGGCAGCCGCGATTGCGCGGCGAGAAACTGCTGAGCCTATCGAGCTGCCGGATCAGCAGGCGATGGAGCCGTTTGAGTCGCCGTTCTCGCTGGCCGATCTGGATGCGGGTAGCGCCCAAGAAAGCGCGGCGCAGCCGAGCGGCACACCATACGATACGACCGAGCGCACGACAGACAGCGATACGCACGCCGAGCACGCGCTGCCGATGGATCTGCCGGAGGGCGCGCAATCGGTTGCTTCCGCCGCCGAGGAGTATCACCATCCGGCGCCAGTCCAGGCCGCAGCACCAGCCTCAAGCGGCATGTGGGGCAGCGCGGGTGACGATCAGGTATCGGCAATTCGCGCGATGCTTGAGTCCGATCCTGAAAACGATGTGATGCGCCTGGCAGTGGCGCGCATGAGCCAGCAGACCAGCGACACAGCTCAGGCGCTCGACCAGTACAAGCACCTGATCAAGCGCGGCAGCTTGCTGGACGAGGTCGTAGTCGATCTTCAGGATACGATCGCCGATACCGACGATCCGCAGATGCTCCGCCGACTCCACCGGCTGCTGGGCGATGCGTATATGAAACAAAATCGCTTCCGCGAAGCAATGGACGAGTATAGCTGGACTCTCGCGCGTAGCAGGTAGCTAGGCCCAACGTAGAGGGATAATCAGCAGTATGCGCAAGATTGTAGAGGACTTAATCCGAGTTGATGGGGTGATCGGCAGTTTGCTTGTCGGCAAAGACGGCCTTGTCGTTGCCAGCACCCTGCTCGATCCAGAAGATGCGGAAGTGCTTGGCGCTATGTCCGCCGCCGTGTACGGTGAGATCGACAAATCGACCAAGCGGATCGGCGTCGGGACGCTCGTCGATGCGATCATCGACGCGCAAGAAGGCTCGATCCTGCTGCTTGAGGCCAAAGACCTGATCCTGGTGGTCATCACGCAGCGCATGGTCAACCTGGGCTTGATCAAGATGGAGATGCGTCGTGCCGCGCGGCGCATCAGCGAGGCCGTGCCGATTTAGGCTTGTCCAAATTGGCATAATCGAGTAAGATACCGGAGACATCATGAAGGACCGCCTTTGTGCGGTCCTTCACCATGCACAGCGTGCGAGACGGCTACGTCTGCCGCCCAAATATTGACATCGATCGTGGAGGGATGACATGGAGCGCTCACTCGTTATTCTGAAGCCGGATGCCGTTCAGCGCGGACTGGTCGGCCCGATTCTGACACGCCTTGAGCAGCGCGGCCTGAAGATCATCGGCATGAAGCTGATGCGCATCGACGAGCAGCTTGCTCGAACGCACTATGCCGAGCACGAGGGCAAAGGCTTCTTTAACGATCTGGTAAGCTACATCACGTCCGGCCCCGTGGTGGTGCTGGTGATCGCGGGCGAGAACGTGATCGAGATGGTGCGCAGCATCGTCGGCGCGACAAACCCGGTCAAATCTGCGCCGGGCACGATCCGGGGCGATTTTGCCGTCTCGATCGGGCGCAACCTGATCCACGCCTCCGACAAGCCGGAGAGCGGCGAGCGCGAGGTCAAAAACTTCTTTCAGGAGTCGGATCTGCTGCAAGACTTCAGCCGCAGCGTCGATCCCTGGATCTTTGAGTAGACGTTTCGGCGGCCAGCATAAGCAAAGAGCACTCGGTTATGCACCGAGTGCTCTTATATTTGGAGCGCTTGCGCAGAGCTAGGGCGTGCTCAGCCGCTTCCGATCCGGCAGCAGACCCTCTCCCAGCGGCGGCGATAAGCCGATGCCAGTTTGCCGCAGGGGATCGGCCTTGAGCACCTCTAGCAGCGTGGGTACATCCAGCCGATCGCTCTTTGGCGGCTGCCCTACGACGTTCTGCTGGATCTGCTTATGCCCGGCGGTTTTAGCGATCTTTTTCATTGCAGACTTCCAGCGCAGCGCAGCCTTGACAAGCGGCTTTGCTTGTAGGCTGCTCGTCGAAGTGCTGTGCGCGCTCGCCTGCGCTGGCTGCGCGACCCGCACCGCAGCCGACGTAGCCGTTTCGGACGGCGGTGGGGCAGGTGCCTGAGATGGCTCTGGCGTCGGCTCTGCTGTCGCCGTCTCCGTAACCACTGGTGCTGGCGCTGTCGTGGGCGTCTCGGCTGGCGGGTCCGTCGGCAGGATCGTCGGCGCCGGGATCTCGGTGGGCTGCGCCGTTGGCACTACCGTCTGCGTCGGATCGGGTGGAATGATCGTCACGGTGATCTGCACCGTCGGGATCGGCTCTTGCGTCGGCGTCGGCGTTTCGCCTGGCGTCCCGGTCGGGGTCGGCTCAGCCGTCGGCTCCGGTGTCGGAGCTTCCGTTGGCGCTTCCGTCGGCACCGCTGTTGGCTCCGGCGTCGGTTCTTGTGTCGGCTCCGGTGTCGGGGCTTCCGTTGGCGTTTGCGTCGGCTCAGCCGTCGGCTCCGGTGTCGGGGCTTCCGTTGGCGTTTGCGTCGGCGTTTCCGTTGGCTGCGTCGGTGCAGTTGGCTCTGTCGTTGGCGCTTCCGTCGGCACCGCTGTTGGCTCCGGCGTCGGTTCTTGCGTCGGCACCGCTGTCGGTTCTTGCGTCGGCACGGCTGTCGGCTCCGGCGTTGGCTCCGGCGTCGGTTCTTGTGTCGGCTTCGGCGTTGGCTCCGGTGTCGGTTCTTGTGTCGGCACTGCCGTCGGTAACGGAGTAGACACTCGTGTCGAAACCGGCGTTGGAATCCTGGTTGGCACAGCCGTCACTGGTGGTGTCGTCGGCGTGCTGGTCGGCGCTGGCGTCTGCGTCGGTGGAACACTGGTCGGCGCGGGCGTCTTTGTCGGCGCAGGCACGACCACATCATCGGGGGCATCATCCACCGGCATAGGCGTAACAGCCGGTGTACGTACCGCCGTTGCGGTTGGGGTCGCCGTGCGAGTAGCGGTTGGGGTCGCTCTTACAGCAGTGGGCGTGGCAGTAGGCGTCGGCGTACCGGACTCTGCCACGGCGACATTTTCCAGATCGTCGCGTAGCCTGCTGACAGTCTCCCCGGCGTTGTCGAGCGCATCCGGGGCGGGACTCTCCACCCTTTCTTTCAACTGATCGATCGACGAGTCTGCTTCGGATAAGAGCCGTGACAGCTCGGTATAAAGCTCCTGCCCAACTCCGGCCTGCTTTGCAACAT
Proteins encoded in this window:
- a CDS encoding DUF5667 domain-containing protein → MQVSDDLHRLANAPLPVFDKSTVEPNWEAILASVPQDKPSLATRYRAAFMQWLKELQRHPVQRYSSLAAALLILFVLSWQGSKQSDPHSPLYPIKRAVEQVEMVAALDLADRAELHIEFARRRFDELERQATLTRRIEQPLLDEALTETHQAVHVAKQAGVGQELYTELSRLLSEADSSIDQLKERVESPAPDALDNAGETVSRLRDDLENVAVAESGTPTPTATPTAVRATPTATRTATPTATAVRTPAVTPMPVDDAPDDVVVPAPTKTPAPTSVPPTQTPAPTSTPTTPPVTAVPTRIPTPVSTRVSTPLPTAVPTQEPTPEPTPKPTQEPTPEPTPEPTAVPTQEPTAVPTQEPTPEPTAVPTEAPTTEPTAPTQPTETPTQTPTEAPTPEPTAEPTQTPTEAPTPEPTQEPTPEPTAVPTEAPTEAPTPEPTAEPTPTGTPGETPTPTQEPIPTVQITVTIIPPDPTQTVVPTAQPTEIPAPTILPTDPPAETPTTAPAPVVTETATAEPTPEPSQAPAPPPSETATSAAVRVAQPAQASAHSTSTSSLQAKPLVKAALRWKSAMKKIAKTAGHKQIQQNVVGQPPKSDRLDVPTLLEVLKADPLRQTGIGLSPPLGEGLLPDRKRLSTP
- a CDS encoding tetratricopeptide repeat protein, translated to MATVSLQTVFDEAHRALETGAADKAIGIAQHILAHFPRMIEGYRLLGEAHLNASQSEQAAAAFERVLQADPENVAAYYGLGLARQSLDQRSAAITAFERALEIQPNLADLRTQLMRLYSETPGSAGQFRLSRAGLGRLYARGGMFGQAIDEFRAVLDADPSRDDVKAALAEALWRDGQEDEAMEFCRDVLDRQPDLLKPTVLLGYLLFATGHPEGETLWRRAAEQDATMTLARSLFDILPPIRLEEPVLPEFDEAEWRAKEARRVAEQPVPAAATAAAALSTSAEDDFFADSWLASAGATNASAQNTRIYEAQPNAGFASAGAASDDDDLLASLLGFASAEPEPAPTTPARDRDQLQPFGFDWGDDTQGGQPSLDEPLPSSLDNVGMFDAETAQRPSADVADVKPFSFDDWDLGSDLPTAQTPAPTASEDELDFPDIEAFSLDDDTSGKGGKLEPFSFDAEDTVPEVKPFSLEDDLGDFGGVAPFSFEEEGVASGNAPAPADAGLGQVQPFSLDDWGLDDDASGLKPLSADELGADEEKDEFGGFKPFSLDELSLDSLEGEAGSSLSGPHISSEDEESEERSGFSWQEPSWRTQTTQSERSESIEGESIFAKLMRNRPPEQTPPAEEAAEEDAEDEPMSFFSLDDEPLRLDLDDDQDLQAAQPSQPDLTAPAQEMPGGAAAEQIDLGAATDSAGFFALDELESEQGFSWETPGASQSPEESPTSDSAGFFALDELESEQGFSWETPGASQPSEPAAEQDTQPFSLSDLGLSDEELSALDIQSEASGEQQEPEMLPFSLSDLGLSDEEIAALDLQESEPVAAEPTGSEAPALPEDMRSDMSDTAAQPSVDTSAQEPDLTPFSLADLGLNDEELAFLEQAQAEHETGAAADQTAAPEAIPAPGSAADESLDLPSSEFDALFADLNMSEISGDVGAAEQSDSALEELFGDFDLPSAAEAAYQPQETAADQEQAVWGAEQPETPAQASADQVFGELRLDETGEQPAEAATGEQEPDLTPFSLADFGLSDEELTFFEQAQAAEQSAPSAAEAEEAAAAAIARRETAEPIELPDQQAMEPFESPFSLADLDAGSAQESAAQPSGTPYDTTERTTDSDTHAEHALPMDLPEGAQSVASAAEEYHHPAPVQAAAPASSGMWGSAGDDQVSAIRAMLESDPENDVMRLAVARMSQQTSDTAQALDQYKHLIKRGSLLDEVVVDLQDTIADTDDPQMLRRLHRLLGDAYMKQNRFREAMDEYSWTLARSR
- a CDS encoding roadblock/LC7 domain-containing protein encodes the protein MRKIVEDLIRVDGVIGSLLVGKDGLVVASTLLDPEDAEVLGAMSAAVYGEIDKSTKRIGVGTLVDAIIDAQEGSILLLEAKDLILVVITQRMVNLGLIKMEMRRAARRISEAVPI
- the ndk gene encoding nucleoside-diphosphate kinase; translated protein: MERSLVILKPDAVQRGLVGPILTRLEQRGLKIIGMKLMRIDEQLARTHYAEHEGKGFFNDLVSYITSGPVVVLVIAGENVIEMVRSIVGATNPVKSAPGTIRGDFAVSIGRNLIHASDKPESGEREVKNFFQESDLLQDFSRSVDPWIFE
- a CDS encoding HNH endonuclease — translated: MPQVKLSRREIFRRDNYTCQYCGLHSNDLTLDHVLPRHRGGAHTWENLVSACRQCNHRKGGRTPEEARMKLHKLPYRPSAGPYYAIERRLRDGAYEEWRKFLPSSVGRA